In Erigeron canadensis isolate Cc75 chromosome 6, C_canadensis_v1, whole genome shotgun sequence, the following are encoded in one genomic region:
- the LOC122603491 gene encoding DNA-directed RNA polymerase III subunit RPC5-like has product MEDINFEDLEDRSSTKPVVKKFAPKNSKFKPPTTNLPIPKSEPPAAKLEEEEDSKQNIVAPPPDESDIIVREIDIYFAPSSLDHPDSKLYVLQYPLWPSWRPLELEDRCDKVRLDPKTSDLEVEMSARFDSENFDADVGDDRAMKKQVLSSAWHPPATTRHAVGILIGDKLHLNPVHAVVQLRPSFQHLKPQHPTHDEEMIVPIKDEKTIKQSKKQRKLPGVENEQNEDTKEWMPLNYHGAMSQLSRGYMEDMIAQQASPIQFPMNQLDYIDSLCHVTSDKLKSKGPSRSSLLKLPLEERYKICLLEGPPVHRFQALKHLSPDHCDEYIFTVLQKHAHLVQGLWVAKSKLKLGTDTGEKVLLRNYALLQFSKTPVFHERQLPTKRKETMTGILDEFAARRDLCRDWKFKELTDDSFIKEYPEIVEEQQKIWDLAEPQIMEALFRTSSKLSIGVKSSSSDNSTIEVALRTTNVASSRTEMLDETREALPKALQKVFQAYKVCSLNQIRQRLRDMAVSENTHRKGTREARASAAAADAPLEELLKTLNQVAVDIHGSFVSRSSPDHPQYDEFRKVVIDLFLAEGRSAKLKKASIHAAANVKLKRDITTSEYQKVLNELCVSQRSAWVLKSGDSPT; this is encoded by the exons ATGGAAGACATAAATTTCGAGGACCTGGAAGATCGTTCATCGACCAAACCAGTAGTTAAGAAATTCGCCCCTAAGAATTCCAAGTTCAAACCCCCAACCACTAATCTCCCTATACCTAAATCCGAACCACCTGCTGCtaaattagaagaagaagaagattcaAAGCAAAATATTGTTGCTCCTCCTCCTGATGAATCAGATATTATTGTTCGAGAAATCGATATTTATTTTGCTCCTTCTTCGCTTGATCATCCCGATTCCAAG CTGTATGTCTTGCAATATCCTTTGTGGCCGTCTTGGCGCCCTTTGGAACTAGAAGATCGATGTGACAAG GTTAGGTTAGATCCAAAAACTTCAGACCTTGAAGTTGAAATGTCTGCACGATTTGATTCTGAGAATTTTGATGCCGATGTTGGTGATGACAGAGCAATGAAAAAGCAG gTATTGTCATCTGCATGGCACCCTCCAGCTACAACTCGTCATGCTGTTGGGATTCTGATAGGCGATAAA CTGCACCTCAACCCTGTGCATGCAGTTGTGCAGCTACGGCCATCATTTCAACATCTTAAGCCTCAACATCCAACACATGATGAGGAAATGATTGTTCCAATCAAGGATGAAAAAACCATAAAGCAATCCAAGAAACAG AGAAAGCTTCCGGGAGTTGAAAATGAACAAAACGAGGATACCAAAGAG TGGATGCCCCTCAACTACCATGGCGCAATGAGTCAATTATCACGTGGATATATGGAAGATATGATCGCACAACAAGCCTCTCCAATACAATTTCCGATGAATCA GTTGGATTATATTGACTCCCTTTGTCATGTTACAAGTGACAAACTCAAATCCAAAGGTCCATCTCGAAG CTCTTTGCTCAAACTTCCACTAGAAGAGCGTTACAAGATTTGCCTTCTTGAG GGGCCTCCAGTACATCGATTTCAAGCTCTTAAACACTTATCTCCAGATCACTGTGATGAATATATTTTCACAGTCCTACAGAAGCATGCTCATCTAGTTCAAGGATTATGGGTTGCAAAAAGTAAACTGAAGCTTGGAACAGATACAGGAGAGAAAGTTTTACTCAGAAATTATGCACTTCTTCAGTTTAGCAAAACCCCTGTCTTTCATGAAAGGCAGTTACCAACAAAACGCAAAGAGACTATGACAGGCATATTGGATGAATTTGCTGCAAGAAGAGATTTATGTAGAGATTGGAAGTTCAAAGAGCTTACAGATGATtcatttataaaagaatatCCTGAAATTGTTGAAGAACAACAGAAAATATGGGATCTTGCAGAGCCACAAATAATGGAGGCTTTATTCCGAACGAGCTCAAAACTCAGTATTGGTGTTAAGAGTTCTTCGTCTGATAATAGTACCATTGAAGTTGCACTAAGAACTACAAATGTGGCATCTTCTAGAACAGAGATGTTAGATGAAACTCGAGAAGCATTACCGAAGGCTCTTCAGAAAGTTTTCCAAGCTTACAAGGTTTGCAG CTTGAACCAAATACGCCAAAGATTGCGTGACATGGCAGTCTCTGAAAACACACACCGGAAAGGCACTCGAGAAGCCAGAGCTTCAGCTGCAGCTGCAGATGCTCCTCTAGAGGAGCTTCTCAAAACCTTAAATCAAGTTGCTGTTGACATACATGGGTCCTTTGTTTCAAGGTCGTCCCCAGATCACCCTCAGTATGATGAATTTAG GAAAGTTGTCATCGACCTTTTTCTTGCTGAAGGACGTTCCGCGAAGCTCAAAAAGGCCTCCATCCACGCAGCTGCAAATGTGAAGCTGAAAAGGGATATAACTACTAGCGAGTATCAAAAG GTCTTAAATGAATTGTGTGTTTCACAACGTTCCGCATGGGTTTTGAAGAGTGGGGATAGTCCAACATAA